In the genome of Nocardioides sp. NBC_00368, the window TGGAGGCGGTCCGAACGGTAGTCGAAGAGTGGTCCACGAACGGGCCCGAGGCGACCGTCACCGGCCCGTGGCCACCGTTCAGCTTCTGTCAGGAGGCGGGCGAGTGAACCGGCCCGACGACTCCGCCCCGTGGCCCTTGGACCTCGACGACGAACGCGACCTGCCGTCGGCGTTGAGCCGGCGCATCGACGCCGATCCCGAGTCCGTGGAGAAGGGGCTCGTGCAGCTTGTCCTCACCCTCGTGGAACTGCTCCGGCAGCTGATGGAACGGCAGGCGATCCGGCGCATGGATGCCGGCGGCCTGAGCGACGACGACATCGAGCGCCTGGGACAGACCCTGATGCTGCTCGACGAGAAGATGACGGAGCTGCGTGACCACTTCGGTCTCACCGCCGAGGACCTCAACATCGATCTGGGCCCGCTCGGCAAACTGCTCTGACGTGCTCAACCCTCGCTGTTGATCAGGTAGCGCCCGTCGGCGTAGACGAGCCCGAGCGTCACCGTGCCGCCGTCCTGGCGGCCGTCCTTCATCGTGTACCTGTAGGTGTAGGTCACCTTGAGCGGGTCGACGCTGGGTGAGACCGACACGACGCTGGTGCTGTCGACGGAGCCCCACCAGTCGCGATAGCCCTCGAGCCCGCCGCTGCTCGCCTGGAACGCCGGGGTCAGCATGGAGCTGTAGGCGCTGTCGGGGTTCGCGGGAGCGGTGGCGAGATAGCTGCGGATGAAGGCGTCGATGCCCTCGGCGCTCGCGCCGGCGGTCTGGCTCGCCGACGGGCTCTCGCTCGGGGTCTCGCTGGCGGTCTCGGTAGGCGTCGGCTCCTCCGACGGCTCCTCTGACTCCTCCTCGGCGGCGTCCTCGGTCTTCTCGTCGGTGGCCTCCGACAGCGGCGACGCGGAGGCGACCTCCTTCGGCTTCGCGGTCGGCTCGTCCCCACGGTTGGCCCACAGCGCCCCGCCGACCAGCAGCACCAGTGCTGCGGCCACGACGGCGACCACCGGCCACCACCTGCGGCGGCCGGCCGCGGCCGGCCGCGACGCCACCGCGGGTGCTGGGGCCTCCACCGGAGCCGGAGCCGGCGCCGCGACGGCGGTGAGCGTCTGCGTACGCATCGCCACCGGCTCCAGCTTCTCGGCCGCGATCCGCCCCGC includes:
- a CDS encoding gas vesicle protein K is translated as MDLDDERDLPSALSRRIDADPESVEKGLVQLVLTLVELLRQLMERQAIRRMDAGGLSDDDIERLGQTLMLLDEKMTELRDHFGLTAEDLNIDLGPLGKLL